The bacterium sequence GCCGCCGGCCGGAGTCCGCCAGGACCCGCCGAGCGCGCTCAGGATCCCCAGGGTTGCGCGGACCGTCCTCCCCGGTCGTCCGAGCGCGAGCACCACATGGCCGACTCTCGCGCCATCGACGTCGCGCCAGGCCGCGGCGGCGAGCCCCTCGGTCTGGATTTGCAGGAGCGCGAGATCGGTGCTCGGATCGCGGCCGACGAGGGTCGCCGGAACCGACTCGCCGTCCGGCAATCCCACCATGACCCCTTCATCGCGGTGCACGACGTGGTCGGCCGTGACGACGAGGCCGTCCGACGACCACACGACGCCGCTCGCCGGCCGCCGGCGCGCATCGACTCGGACGACATAGGGGGCGCCGGCCTCGACGGCGGCGGCCGCAAGATCGGAAAGCGTTTCACTGGCGTTGCTCACGAAGGATTCCTCCCTTGGTGTCTGTGGGGGCATCGGGCGCGCGCGCCGGACGCCGTCCAACTGTTGTCGTCGTTGAGTGTACCGTGGCAGGGAGGTCCTCACATCCCCCACGTTGCCGGGGACTGGCCATCAAAACGGGCAGGGGGAACCCAGATAGGCGGACGGGGGGAGTCGGGTGAGCGACCCCAGACGGACCCCAGGCACGACGGCTTCCGTGGCGGAATCGGCCATTGACCCCGACGAGCTCGCAGCTGACTACGATGGTTGAGTTGGATCGACGATGCGGTTTATTGAGGGGTGAGGGATTGGTGCAGATAGCCCAATTCGTACCAAAAAGCCAGCTCGGCTGCAAAACGTCGACCCTCGGGGGCCGGTCGCCTCCGCAAGACCCGCATTTTGTTCTTGGCCACCAACAACGCTGACGAGATGACAGTCGGCCGCCTGCGTACGCCAAGGAGAAACACCGTTCTGCCCTCCCAGTACGCACGGTTGCGAAAAAATCGGCGTTCCAGGCGTGATGAGGGGACGCGATGCACCACGACGGCGCGTCCATTGTAGAACACGCCGCCGCCCGCACGCTGAATCCGCCAACACATCTCGGTGTCTTCACCTGATCGGAGAAGGGAGCCTCGGCGGCCAAGGCGCGGGAGAAACGCGCCCACGCGAGCGATGGCGCTTCTTGCAACCGAGAAATTGGTGCCGTAGAGCTCTCCAGGGTAGCCGACCCTCACGATCTCTTCGCCAAGGTCTAGTTCGCTGAGATACCCAGTCACGGATGGATCAAACCACCGGGGAAGGTTGTCCGGTAGATCCAGGACGATCTTCCCGCCTACACACCATGCGTCGGGGAACCGTGCATACACCTTATGCAACTCCTCAAGCCAATTCGGGGCAGCGGTCGCATCATCGTCCACAAAGACGATGATCTCGCCCGTCGAGTGCGCGATCCCGGTGTTTCTCGCGTAGGCAAGACCTTGCCGACCCTCGAAGACGTAGCGGACCTTGTCAACGGAACGCACCGCGGCCGGGGTGGAGTCCGATGAGTTGTTGTCGACAACGACGACCTCAAAATCGCACGCGGTATTCTGTCGAAGCAGGCTGTTCAAGGTCGGCACGAGCTGATTGGCCCGATTGTACGTGGGCACTACGATAGAGAACGAGAGCACACGCCGAAACCCCCTTGACACTTTACATCGATTGGGAGTGCGTTCTCGAGGATACGCCTCGTTTGTGACGAAGCGATAACCAACAGAACGTCCGCCTCCCTGTTTCTTCCCCCATTTTCCCTCCCGGTATCGCCGAATTCAGAGGGTCAGTAACCCCAGGCGGACCGCGCGCACGACCGCCTCGGTGCGATTCTGCGTCCCGAGCTTGCCGAGCAGCGCCCGCACATGGAACCGTACCGTGTGCTCGCTGATGCCGAGCCGGTCCGCGATCTCCTTGTTCGCCATGCCCTCGCCGAGCAGTGAGAGGACCTCCGACTCGCGCTCGCTCAGCGGCTCCACGGGCGGGGCCGCCGGCTCGGCCCGCGCCGCCGGCAAGA is a genomic window containing:
- a CDS encoding glycosyltransferase, with amino-acid sequence MLSFSIVVPTYNRANQLVPTLNSLLRQNTACDFEVVVVDNNSSDSTPAAVRSVDKVRYVFEGRQGLAYARNTGIAHSTGEIIVFVDDDATAAPNWLEELHKVYARFPDAWCVGGKIVLDLPDNLPRWFDPSVTGYLSELDLGEEIVRVGYPGELYGTNFSVARSAIARVGAFLPRLGRRGSLLRSGEDTEMCWRIQRAGGGVFYNGRAVVVHRVPSSRLERRFFRNRAYWEGRTVFLLGVRRRPTVISSALLVAKNKMRVLRRRPAPEGRRFAAELAFWYELGYLHQSLTPQ